One genomic window of Corynebacterium pseudotuberculosis includes the following:
- a CDS encoding lantibiotic dehydratase, with product MTNISWKLLDEGLVRSCSLPYTALLQLYDVPTNALLTADLARRRQLKAAFKSLEATACREVAGCVDAVVRHKLLDLKRAAHQHDATKIHTVLTKIKAAGISLPAAVLTAANAAIAAAENVLSPEVLRELLLHSTKQERALLGKIVREQGIDSAVSVTSVSAAKAIRNLGIDHRMSAKQLARAHRTALGYVIRSATRTVPFSTLCTIAPFQFSPASAHLSDPHIPAATQAIAQWNVYAMSQIFSAIKQDFELIATLPIRVNPDALSEDAHCVLPRCSVEYLGHVGDRDLAVYREERRVVDSQGLFGKVMALAASAADSGEYTCGQLAAELSGCTGLSASQAQCIVLDAIRISALVVPDLDLSPSTAVSPQPIVGHLAQGTEKAVSVARIISHIAAGCKVVASIRAFELKHAQVLKLTRLLESLRQLVNPGIPVFHTSVYEDGVGKASTVSAHVTESCNALDWSTLAHLVDLLDVRQVERSLFEKFVSDKFPRGEICHNVPAVVNGFVSEVLTPLRQIDIEAVNENDLKSTAALPLGKAWKWIRARRHFLARIAAVRSNAAGPVDVRALLNDYLPLMRSRTYPFRSLNAYVQQDAEGELVINRTLGGPGFPWSRFAHAIPDSAAHAWSELADRSSNAGVQLVELTAGKVVSNLNAHPDTYQASLIIPGHPRESIKTNDIRLADTQLTYCGAKGRLQLFDAQGTELFPAYMGYITDRGLPLSTQTLMLLAPPAHCSLDFFPPPTSEVVRQARLLLGDVVIARESWIFPVLSASMNIPDSLEESLVWWRTMSQHHELPSCGVLRTFDIRGGVNKGQFYDAQIMGTILNLIRTLRNAHYGFVIEEFFPRISSSDVAQEYIVTGTHDSLKEGI from the coding sequence ATGACAAACATTTCTTGGAAGCTCCTCGACGAAGGTCTCGTTCGTAGCTGCAGCTTGCCGTACACGGCATTGCTCCAGCTTTATGACGTCCCCACCAATGCATTACTTACTGCGGATCTAGCCCGACGGCGCCAGTTAAAAGCAGCCTTCAAGTCCCTTGAAGCTACGGCGTGTCGGGAAGTCGCAGGATGCGTAGACGCAGTAGTGCGCCATAAGCTACTTGATCTTAAGCGAGCCGCACATCAACATGATGCGACAAAAATTCACACAGTACTGACCAAAATAAAAGCCGCGGGAATATCGTTGCCTGCTGCGGTACTGACTGCTGCCAATGCCGCAATCGCCGCTGCAGAGAATGTGCTGTCTCCAGAGGTACTGCGCGAATTGCTTCTGCATTCCACTAAACAAGAACGCGCGCTTCTGGGAAAAATCGTTAGAGAACAGGGAATCGATTCGGCAGTATCGGTTACGTCAGTCTCAGCAGCCAAAGCCATCCGGAATCTAGGCATAGACCATAGGATGTCTGCTAAGCAGCTGGCTCGCGCGCATCGCACCGCGCTAGGCTATGTGATCCGTAGCGCCACCCGGACAGTTCCTTTTTCTACTCTCTGTACAATTGCGCCTTTTCAGTTTTCCCCTGCCAGCGCTCACCTGAGCGATCCCCACATCCCCGCCGCCACGCAGGCTATTGCCCAATGGAATGTGTACGCCATGTCTCAGATTTTTTCTGCGATAAAACAGGACTTTGAGCTCATCGCCACACTCCCGATCCGGGTTAACCCTGACGCGTTATCTGAAGATGCACACTGTGTGCTGCCACGGTGCTCTGTTGAATATTTAGGACACGTCGGTGATCGAGACCTTGCTGTTTATCGGGAAGAGCGCCGGGTGGTGGATTCCCAGGGATTATTTGGAAAAGTTATGGCTTTGGCTGCAAGCGCTGCGGACAGCGGCGAATACACCTGCGGTCAGCTGGCAGCAGAGCTTTCCGGTTGCACAGGGTTAAGTGCCTCCCAAGCGCAGTGCATTGTGCTGGATGCCATCCGCATTTCGGCTTTAGTTGTTCCCGACCTAGATTTGTCTCCGTCCACAGCGGTTAGCCCTCAGCCGATAGTCGGGCACCTTGCACAAGGAACGGAAAAAGCCGTATCTGTCGCTCGGATTATTTCCCACATAGCAGCAGGATGCAAAGTGGTGGCGTCGATACGCGCCTTTGAGCTCAAACATGCTCAGGTTCTAAAACTCACACGCCTTTTAGAAAGTCTCAGGCAACTCGTCAACCCTGGCATCCCCGTGTTCCATACGTCTGTCTATGAAGATGGAGTGGGGAAAGCATCAACGGTTTCTGCCCACGTAACAGAGTCTTGCAACGCTCTTGATTGGAGTACTCTCGCGCACCTTGTGGATCTGCTTGATGTTAGGCAGGTAGAACGCTCCTTGTTTGAAAAGTTTGTGTCTGACAAATTTCCCCGTGGGGAGATCTGCCACAACGTGCCGGCGGTGGTAAATGGTTTTGTTTCTGAGGTTCTCACGCCTCTGAGACAAATTGACATTGAGGCAGTGAATGAAAACGATCTGAAATCCACTGCGGCTTTACCTCTAGGTAAGGCTTGGAAATGGATCCGTGCTCGGCGTCATTTCCTAGCTCGCATAGCCGCGGTGAGAAGTAATGCCGCTGGCCCCGTGGATGTACGTGCTCTTCTCAATGATTATCTTCCGCTCATGAGGTCTCGTACGTATCCATTTCGGTCTTTGAACGCCTACGTTCAGCAAGACGCTGAGGGAGAACTCGTGATTAACCGTACGCTCGGGGGACCAGGTTTTCCGTGGTCACGGTTTGCACACGCAATACCGGATTCCGCAGCTCATGCATGGTCCGAATTAGCAGATAGATCGTCTAACGCTGGAGTTCAGCTCGTAGAGCTAACGGCTGGCAAAGTAGTCTCCAACCTCAATGCCCATCCAGATACCTACCAGGCCTCCCTGATCATTCCAGGACATCCTAGGGAGTCCATAAAAACAAATGATATTCGTCTTGCAGACACCCAATTGACATATTGCGGGGCCAAAGGACGCTTACAGCTTTTCGACGCCCAAGGCACTGAGTTATTCCCCGCTTACATGGGGTACATCACCGACCGAGGCCTGCCATTATCTACACAAACTCTCATGCTCCTAGCGCCTCCCGCACATTGTTCCCTGGACTTTTTTCCTCCTCCAACTTCAGAGGTGGTGCGTCAGGCTCGCCTCCTTCTGGGAGACGTTGTCATAGCAAGGGAAAGCTGGATCTTTCCTGTTTTATCCGCATCTATGAATATCCCTGACAGCCTAGAAGAGTCCCTAGTGTGGTGGCGCACTATGTCCCAGCATCATGAGCTCCCCTCCTGCGGGGTACTGCGGACTTTTGATATCCGAGGAGGGGTGAATAAAGGGCAGTTTTATGATGCCCAGATCATGGGGACAATCCTTAACCTCATACGAACACTGCGCAACGCTCACTACGGGTTTGTCATTGAAGAATTCTTTCCCCGCATTAGTTCATCCGACGTAGCACAGGAATACATAGTCACAGGAACACACGACTCTTTGAAGGAGGGCATCTGA
- a CDS encoding globin: MSTPQSFYDAVGGEATFRAFVHRFYELVRTDDILGPMYPHDDWEGAEDRLRWFLVQYWGGPQTFSENRGHPRLRMRHAHFPIDQAAADRWLLLMESALDSLDAETLPAPYRAALWDHMQRVADMLINRVP; the protein is encoded by the coding sequence ATGTCCACTCCCCAGTCCTTTTATGACGCCGTAGGCGGCGAAGCCACATTCCGCGCATTCGTCCACCGCTTCTACGAGCTTGTTCGCACTGATGACATCTTGGGCCCCATGTACCCACACGACGATTGGGAAGGCGCCGAAGACCGACTCCGTTGGTTCCTTGTCCAATATTGGGGAGGCCCACAAACCTTCTCAGAGAATCGTGGGCACCCACGTCTTCGTATGCGCCATGCGCACTTTCCTATTGATCAAGCCGCCGCAGACCGCTGGCTATTGCTCATGGAATCCGCATTGGACAGTCTCGACGCAGAGACTTTGCCCGCACCTTATCGCGCTGCACTTTGGGATCATATGCAACGCGTAGCCGATATGCTCATCAATCGTGTTCCTTAG
- a CDS encoding single-stranded DNA-binding protein, giving the protein MHIQSTIVGNLTNDPTFVQFSSGGVCKFRIAASRRMRKNAVHNEDSGGESQWVDTDHNYIDVECWGQLGVNARMSLERGRPVICSGYLVTQEWSDAITGKLASKIVLKANYVGLELNRYVVSSRKSTVEDIHHVPGLSAPDNANKPPFIPDQDYSRASDYLNGDDAVKSSDELVGAATPSSHNPPF; this is encoded by the coding sequence ATGCATATTCAAAGCACCATAGTAGGAAACCTCACCAACGACCCCACATTTGTGCAATTTAGTAGTGGTGGAGTCTGCAAATTTCGTATTGCTGCAAGCCGAAGAATGCGTAAGAATGCCGTGCACAATGAGGATTCTGGGGGAGAATCCCAGTGGGTTGACACTGACCACAACTACATTGACGTGGAATGCTGGGGGCAGTTAGGCGTCAATGCTCGCATGTCTTTAGAACGCGGACGTCCCGTGATCTGTTCTGGTTATTTGGTGACGCAAGAATGGAGTGATGCCATAACGGGAAAACTCGCATCAAAGATAGTTCTCAAAGCTAACTACGTGGGGCTTGAACTAAATCGTTATGTTGTGTCTTCACGTAAATCGACTGTAGAGGATATTCACCACGTGCCTGGGTTATCGGCCCCGGATAATGCGAATAAACCGCCCTTTATCCCGGATCAGGATTATTCAAGGGCGAGTGATTATTTGAATGGAGACGATGCGGTTAAAAGCTCCGACGAATTGGTTGGTGCAGCGACACCTAGCTCTCATAACCCGCCATTTTAA
- a CDS encoding YcaO-like family protein, with translation MTPRVAYLHCPARILPPRHEQWVAIPPDVCRSCFTEWVSRTEDAAHWVNESKVPAFIRRWLSECLQYRGHPRGGWRVAATDAQCLGSSTVFIPPNPCCAKHHTWVDSANLSDLTGPVLAPCGVGPNTAVQRPGIVVSRGTVPALGPRPAFHWSGQAPTISESRKLALFEAVERASACQRTGKPRDFGTRVPRVPAADFGVENTRWNRSYGRCKDWTEATRLGDATEWSIPTDMVFFWSDSKTRFCFDSSNGAAVGPTWEDAVMSGLLEVIERDAVLAVWHGSMSVPEIDIGSINDRTYRAMLRNLHRQGLAIRAFYCPLSVGVPSVIAVCTDAARTFLCVGAAAAPDPNVALRKALREVMADYPQSRLLAATQITDAAAARADGSGAAHRLSVTASELIHAAAFLLLPRKELVRVSDIPGQPQLSLKELVGCLNAHGFHGYVVDLTESYHQMVGLTAVKVIVPGLLPLEYIGQLTRALHMPRLKQQMTCFRALGLTSSSANPRLNVVPHPLP, from the coding sequence ATGACTCCGCGCGTCGCATATCTACACTGCCCGGCGCGCATCCTGCCCCCGCGACATGAGCAGTGGGTAGCGATCCCCCCTGACGTATGCAGGAGCTGTTTTACCGAGTGGGTAAGCCGCACTGAAGATGCTGCACACTGGGTTAACGAGTCTAAGGTTCCGGCCTTTATCAGACGGTGGTTATCTGAGTGCTTGCAATATCGCGGGCATCCCCGAGGAGGCTGGAGGGTCGCAGCTACTGATGCTCAGTGCCTTGGCAGCTCCACGGTGTTTATTCCGCCAAACCCATGCTGCGCTAAGCACCACACCTGGGTTGATAGCGCAAACCTTTCTGATCTCACAGGGCCGGTGCTGGCACCATGCGGGGTGGGACCTAATACCGCGGTTCAGCGCCCTGGAATAGTTGTTTCTCGTGGTACTGTGCCGGCCTTAGGCCCTCGACCGGCCTTCCACTGGAGTGGTCAGGCACCAACTATTTCTGAGAGCCGAAAGCTGGCTCTCTTTGAGGCTGTCGAGCGAGCATCAGCATGCCAAAGAACTGGGAAGCCAAGAGACTTCGGCACTCGTGTTCCGCGTGTTCCTGCGGCTGACTTTGGAGTAGAAAATACCCGGTGGAACCGTTCTTATGGTCGCTGTAAAGATTGGACAGAGGCAACTCGTCTGGGAGACGCAACTGAGTGGTCAATTCCCACAGACATGGTGTTTTTCTGGTCTGACTCAAAAACTCGTTTTTGCTTTGATTCCTCCAACGGGGCTGCGGTAGGACCCACTTGGGAGGACGCGGTTATGTCCGGGTTATTGGAGGTTATTGAACGTGACGCGGTTCTAGCTGTATGGCACGGTTCTATGTCCGTTCCAGAGATTGACATTGGATCTATCAACGATCGTACTTATCGGGCAATGCTGCGGAATCTTCACAGACAAGGGCTGGCTATCCGCGCGTTTTATTGTCCGCTCAGCGTGGGAGTTCCCAGCGTTATTGCAGTGTGTACTGACGCCGCACGCACTTTCCTTTGCGTAGGGGCAGCGGCTGCGCCCGACCCGAATGTCGCACTGCGCAAAGCGCTGAGGGAGGTCATGGCGGATTATCCGCAGTCGCGTTTGCTAGCTGCTACGCAGATAACGGATGCCGCCGCAGCGCGTGCGGATGGTTCCGGGGCAGCTCACCGTTTAAGCGTGACTGCCTCCGAGCTCATCCATGCCGCCGCTTTCTTACTGCTTCCTCGAAAAGAACTAGTCCGGGTCTCCGATATCCCGGGACAACCACAGTTGTCTCTCAAAGAGTTAGTCGGATGTCTCAATGCTCATGGATTCCATGGCTATGTTGTTGATCTCACCGAGAGCTACCACCAAATGGTGGGGCTCACAGCTGTCAAGGTCATTGTTCCGGGTCTTCTGCCGCTGGAATATATCGGACAACTTACTCGGGCTTTGCATATGCCGCGATTGAAACAACAGATGACATGTTTTCGTGCTTTGGGTCTAACCTCTTCCAGCGCGAATCCCCGCCTCAATGTAGTTCCGCATCCGCTCCCCTAA
- a CDS encoding DMT family transporter, whose protein sequence is MLWLLLGIAAGAVIPVQTLVNTRLSAYTGTPFSSSMISFCVGTLTLATALIAATGQLPSLSAAYDAPAWIWIGGFLGVIALTANIFMFPRLGAVQTVVLPISGQIFMGLVIDHWGLFDAQQNPITVLRVVGALLVFAGVVATVGKPQRSADQSVSLIHWLWRLAGISFGMLTAMQSAINGRLGSVLNSAATAALVSFAVGATILIVLNIVLRWRPRVPRPGSSHPWWMWFGGSLGALFIFANAALVPKIGTGLTVVAALLGMMISSIAIERIRGGKTEVRQILGVTAMLAGIIVIRLL, encoded by the coding sequence ATGTTGTGGCTTCTCCTTGGTATCGCCGCCGGTGCGGTTATCCCTGTCCAAACGCTTGTTAATACCCGACTCAGCGCATACACGGGCACGCCTTTTTCCTCCTCGATGATCTCCTTTTGTGTGGGAACACTGACTCTTGCAACAGCGCTCATAGCTGCTACGGGGCAACTCCCCAGCTTGTCAGCGGCTTATGACGCCCCCGCGTGGATCTGGATAGGAGGGTTCTTAGGAGTTATCGCCCTTACCGCGAATATTTTTATGTTCCCCCGGCTCGGAGCGGTTCAGACTGTAGTCTTACCTATTTCCGGGCAGATCTTCATGGGATTGGTCATCGACCACTGGGGATTATTCGATGCCCAACAAAACCCGATTACGGTGCTCCGAGTGGTCGGGGCGCTTCTGGTCTTCGCCGGAGTAGTTGCCACCGTGGGGAAACCACAAAGATCTGCGGACCAATCTGTAAGCCTTATTCATTGGCTCTGGCGGCTAGCCGGTATCTCTTTTGGCATGCTTACCGCCATGCAGTCTGCTATCAACGGCAGGCTGGGATCGGTGCTTAACTCAGCAGCAACGGCAGCACTCGTGTCTTTTGCTGTCGGGGCGACAATTCTTATCGTGCTCAATATCGTTTTACGGTGGCGCCCACGAGTGCCGCGCCCTGGTTCTTCTCATCCCTGGTGGATGTGGTTCGGGGGAAGCCTCGGCGCATTGTTTATTTTTGCTAACGCGGCGCTAGTGCCAAAAATCGGGACGGGTCTTACTGTGGTCGCGGCATTACTCGGGATGATGATCTCAAGCATTGCGATTGAACGCATCCGTGGTGGGAAAACCGAGGTTCGGCAGATCCTAGGGGTCACTGCAATGCTTGCTGGGATCATAGTGATCCGGTTGCTTTAG
- the ettA gene encoding energy-dependent translational throttle protein EttA, translating into MGEFIYTMKNVRKAIGDKLILDNVTMAFYPGAKIGVVGPNGAGKSSILKIMAGLDQPSNGEAFLDPGATVGILLQEPPLNEEKTVRGNVEEGLGEIFEKKQRFEQIAEEMATNYTDELMDEMGKLQEELDAADAWEIDSKIDQALEALRCPPSDDPVTHLSGGERRRVALAKLLLSEPDLLLLDEPTNHLDAESVLWLEKHLADYKGAVLAVTHDRYFLDHVAGWICEVDRGKLYPYEGNYSTYLETKAQRLEVAGKKDQKLQKRLKEELAWVRSGAKARQAKNKARLQRYEEMAAEAEQYKKLDFEEIQIPTPPRLGNQVVEVSHLDKGFDGRVLIKDLSFTLPRNGIVGVIGPNGVGKSTLFKTIVGLENPDSGEVKVGQTVKLSYVDQNRENIDPEKTVWEVVSDGLDYIHVGQNEMPSRAYLSAFGFKGPDQQKPSKVLSGGERNRLNLALTLKQGGNLILLDEPTNDLDVETLGSLENALQKFPGCAVVISHDRWFLDRTCTHILAWEGNVEEGQWFWFEGNFEDYEKNKVERLGADAARPSRVTHRKLTR; encoded by the coding sequence GTGGGCGAATTCATCTACACGATGAAAAACGTGCGCAAGGCTATCGGTGACAAGCTCATTTTGGACAATGTCACCATGGCTTTTTACCCAGGCGCCAAGATTGGTGTTGTGGGCCCGAACGGCGCTGGTAAGTCTTCGATCCTCAAGATCATGGCTGGACTTGACCAGCCGTCCAACGGCGAAGCATTCCTTGATCCCGGCGCTACCGTGGGCATTCTTCTTCAAGAGCCGCCACTGAACGAGGAAAAGACCGTTCGTGGAAACGTTGAGGAAGGCCTCGGCGAGATTTTTGAAAAGAAACAGCGCTTCGAGCAGATCGCCGAGGAAATGGCGACTAACTATACCGATGAGCTGATGGATGAGATGGGCAAACTCCAGGAAGAACTGGATGCTGCCGATGCTTGGGAGATCGATTCTAAGATCGACCAGGCGCTTGAGGCACTGCGCTGCCCGCCGTCAGACGATCCGGTTACGCATCTCTCAGGAGGCGAGCGTCGTCGAGTAGCACTGGCTAAATTGTTGCTTTCTGAGCCTGATCTTTTGCTTCTCGACGAGCCCACTAACCACCTGGATGCGGAATCCGTGTTATGGCTGGAAAAGCACCTTGCAGATTATAAGGGTGCTGTTCTGGCGGTTACCCACGACCGTTACTTCCTGGACCATGTTGCGGGTTGGATCTGCGAGGTTGATCGCGGAAAGCTTTACCCTTACGAGGGCAACTACTCTACCTACCTGGAGACTAAGGCTCAGCGACTAGAAGTTGCTGGTAAGAAGGATCAGAAGCTGCAGAAGCGGCTGAAGGAAGAGCTCGCGTGGGTGCGTTCGGGAGCTAAAGCTCGTCAGGCTAAGAACAAGGCGCGTTTGCAGCGTTATGAGGAAATGGCTGCAGAGGCCGAGCAGTACAAGAAGCTCGATTTTGAAGAAATTCAGATTCCTACCCCGCCGCGTCTGGGCAACCAAGTCGTGGAGGTCTCGCACCTGGATAAAGGCTTTGACGGGCGCGTGCTGATTAAAGACCTCTCCTTTACTCTTCCTCGCAACGGTATTGTTGGCGTGATTGGCCCCAACGGCGTGGGTAAGTCGACGCTGTTCAAGACCATCGTTGGGCTAGAAAACCCAGATTCTGGTGAAGTGAAGGTCGGCCAAACCGTCAAGCTCAGCTACGTCGACCAGAACCGTGAGAACATCGATCCAGAAAAGACCGTGTGGGAAGTTGTTTCTGACGGGCTTGATTACATCCACGTTGGTCAGAACGAGATGCCCTCACGTGCATATTTGTCGGCCTTTGGCTTTAAAGGTCCCGACCAGCAAAAGCCCTCAAAGGTGCTCTCCGGCGGTGAGCGTAACCGACTAAATCTTGCTTTGACGCTGAAGCAAGGCGGCAACCTGATCCTTCTCGACGAGCCAACCAACGACCTTGATGTGGAAACCTTGGGTTCCTTGGAAAATGCTCTGCAGAAGTTCCCCGGCTGCGCCGTGGTGATTTCCCACGACCGGTGGTTCCTGGATCGCACGTGTACTCACATCCTTGCCTGGGAAGGCAACGTAGAAGAGGGCCAGTGGTTCTGGTTTGAAGGCAACTTTGAGGATTATGAGAAGAACAAAGTTGAACGTCTCGGTGCTGATGCAGCACGTCCTTCTCGAGTCACACACCGTAAACTGACTCGTTAG
- a CDS encoding nitroreductase family protein, translating into MDRRTADFWNTADNTAAEYTQLILERKEYGMISPAQGPFWNHQPYPVKVVPDALCFPVRAHTMSSTDLAIARAIDDSLSRTHLRAEIDCNSPTRTRTEVQSFQWSRNTASGGGLYPINLYRYTPCGSHLPAGLYVLNPITSQWQQLMSGALPQDVWPCTHGETLLVTVEFWRSAFKYGDFAYQATSVDVGIVVAALVSRLDATVGSVAIDWSPDEHKLSDFLGIDPLDEGIYCTITLPRDISSDFFVPSVDSSTEVSRAHSGTKPVRFPTTVALQKQRLGEAPNIRVPFSAKRTLAPTPVAIRRGSSSFGRYSGKEIGVDVLSRMVQRGRATADSLLGVSPESDLFPCVHVAALCVNVQGLSHSLIPDVRTHTPVSPVRFCPQLPELLLNTYLLKNYDPLRSAAVLVLCADLQQIVLDYGASGYRWACAEIGFYCQSAYAVAAQEQVSAGAVLGFDARYQRDYLGLPDNLIPVLNILVGVDRPHAQWRNSLL; encoded by the coding sequence ATGGATCGCCGTACTGCAGACTTCTGGAACACAGCTGATAACACTGCTGCCGAATACACACAGCTTATTTTGGAGCGCAAAGAATACGGCATGATCTCCCCAGCTCAAGGACCTTTTTGGAACCATCAGCCCTATCCAGTAAAAGTGGTCCCCGATGCCCTGTGCTTCCCGGTTCGCGCACACACCATGTCTTCTACGGACCTTGCTATCGCGCGCGCTATAGATGATTCCTTGTCCAGGACTCATTTACGCGCAGAAATCGACTGCAACTCTCCTACGCGTACCCGAACTGAAGTGCAATCTTTTCAGTGGTCACGTAATACCGCTTCAGGCGGGGGTCTATATCCAATCAATCTCTATCGCTACACGCCCTGCGGTAGTCATCTGCCTGCTGGCCTGTATGTGCTCAATCCCATCACAAGTCAATGGCAGCAGCTGATGAGTGGTGCCCTCCCACAAGACGTTTGGCCCTGCACTCATGGCGAGACATTGCTGGTTACCGTGGAATTCTGGCGTTCGGCGTTTAAGTACGGTGACTTTGCTTATCAAGCGACTTCGGTGGACGTGGGGATCGTTGTCGCGGCATTAGTTTCCCGGCTCGATGCCACTGTGGGGTCGGTAGCTATTGACTGGTCCCCCGACGAACACAAGCTTTCAGATTTCCTCGGTATCGATCCTCTCGATGAGGGCATATATTGCACAATCACCCTGCCACGCGATATCTCTTCAGATTTTTTTGTTCCCTCAGTCGATTCCTCTACTGAGGTCTCCCGCGCACACTCCGGAACAAAGCCTGTGCGCTTTCCCACCACTGTGGCTTTACAGAAACAACGGCTGGGGGAAGCCCCCAATATACGCGTGCCTTTTTCTGCAAAAAGAACTCTGGCACCAACGCCGGTAGCCATCAGGCGAGGTTCTAGTTCTTTTGGCCGTTATTCTGGGAAGGAAATCGGAGTTGATGTGCTCTCTCGTATGGTTCAGCGCGGTCGTGCCACCGCTGATTCCCTCTTAGGTGTTTCACCGGAGTCCGATCTTTTTCCCTGTGTCCATGTAGCTGCGTTATGCGTCAATGTCCAAGGTTTATCCCATTCACTCATACCCGATGTTCGGACGCATACCCCAGTATCTCCTGTACGCTTTTGCCCCCAGCTTCCTGAATTACTACTCAACACCTATCTGCTCAAGAACTATGATCCCCTGCGCAGCGCAGCAGTGTTGGTGTTGTGTGCGGATCTTCAGCAAATAGTCCTTGATTACGGGGCTTCTGGCTATCGATGGGCTTGCGCTGAGATCGGGTTTTATTGTCAGTCGGCTTACGCTGTTGCGGCCCAAGAACAGGTATCTGCGGGGGCGGTACTGGGCTTTGATGCTCGTTATCAACGCGATTACCTCGGTTTACCGGATAATCTCATCCCGGTCCTCAACATTCTTGTGGGCGTGGATCGACCTCATGCTCAGTGGAGGAACTCGTTACTATGA
- a CDS encoding acyl-CoA thioesterase, with protein MAEESTQQVHTTTVPVRWTDFDRFGHVTNSAYVDLAQEARTKWANDEFLVQGHDIPAVFVRRIEVDYLRPIMPSTTEVEVETSIVQIGTTSFTTRQSLKDCEGHVCAVVLAVQVAVDLKTARPREIEAHELKILTKIAESAR; from the coding sequence ATGGCGGAAGAATCCACTCAGCAAGTCCACACAACTACGGTTCCCGTTCGATGGACAGACTTTGATCGTTTTGGTCATGTCACAAATTCGGCTTACGTTGATCTGGCTCAAGAGGCTCGCACCAAGTGGGCAAATGATGAATTTTTAGTACAAGGGCACGATATTCCTGCAGTATTTGTTCGCCGAATTGAAGTGGACTACTTGCGTCCCATCATGCCCAGCACAACTGAGGTTGAGGTGGAAACTTCCATAGTTCAGATCGGAACTACGTCTTTTACCACTCGTCAGAGCTTGAAAGACTGTGAGGGACACGTGTGCGCAGTTGTGCTTGCCGTGCAGGTTGCAGTGGATCTTAAGACTGCGCGTCCGCGTGAGATTGAGGCCCATGAGTTGAAGATCCTCACCAAGATCGCAGAATCGGCGCGTTAA